A segment of the Prochlorococcus marinus str. MIT 9215 genome:
AGTGCCACAAGTGGTCAAGTAGATAATTTTGTATATGAAGAAACTAATGAAACATTTATAAATGACGAAGAGATGAGGAAAAGATTAATGGATCTTAATCCTAATAGTTTCAGAAGAATTGTAGGAACTTTGCTAGAAGTCAATGGTAGGGGATATTGGGAAACTTCAGATGAGAATATAGAACAGTTGAAAGAACTATACCAAGAGGTAGAGGATAAAATCGAAGGTGTTAAAGAATAATAATCTTATTATTTTCGGTAAATCTTATCAGCTACTTTCAGGATTTGATAATTAAGTTTGACGTTGTGAACTCTCACAATGTCAATATTAAACTGAGAACAAAGACAACTTATTGCAAGTGTTCCTATATCCCTTTCTTTTGGGTTTTTCTCATTTAAAATTTCTCCAATAAATCTCTTTCTAGATGCACCTATCAAAATTGGCAAATTCCATTTTTTAAATACATCTAAGTTTCTCAAGATTTCCAAATTATGAATAATATCCTTTGAAAAACCAATTCCAGGATCAACTATTATATTTCTTTCAGATATTTTTTTTTCTAAAGCATTCTTTATTAAATTATCAAGCGAGCACTTAACATCAGTCAATACATTCTGGTAATTAGAAAGTTCATTCATATTTTGACTATTACCACGACTATGAGTTATGACGAATGGGCAGTTAAATTTTGATACAACATCCAAAATTTTTATATCTCTTCTTCCTCCAGTGACATCATTTATCCAATTAGCACCATTTAAAAGAGCTTCATAAGCTACCTCAGAATTAAAAGTATCAATAGAAATTAAAACATCTGGAAATTCAGATTTTATTAATTTTAGATATGGGATCAATCTTTTTATTTCTATATTAAATCCAACTTCTTCAGCCCCAGGTCTCGTACTTTGAGCACCAAGATCAATAACATCAACACCATTGCTTAAGAAATGATTTACTTGATCTAAAACTTTTTTTGAAGAGTTTAATTCCCCACCATCACTAAATGAATCAGGAGTTAAATTAATAACTCCCATAATTGAAGTTTTTTGGCCCCAGCCTTTTGGCCATGGATTATTCTTATTTATAATTTGCAATTCTCGCAAAACTATTAGGATCTAATGAAGCCCCTCCAACTAACACCCCATCTATATCACTCATTGACATGATTTCGTCAATATTATTAGGTTTAACAGATCCTCCATATTGAATAATTACATCATCAAAACCTATTAATTTCCTAATCAAAGAACATATCTTATTAGCATCTTCAGCCTCACATGTTTTACCAGTGCCAATAGCCCATATTGGTTCATAGGCAACAATTAAATTAGATGGATCTGTATTTTCTAATCCTTGTTCAACCTGTCTAGTAATAATTCTATCAGCTTCTCCTCTCTCTCTTTGTTCTAATGTTTCTCCTACACAAACTATTGGAGTAAGTCCACTAGATTGAGCAAAAACTGCTCTTTTATTAATTTGTTCATCACTTTCACTAAAATATTTCCTTGGTTCACTATGTCCAACGATTGCATATGAGACACCATGTTCAAGAAGCATTTTTGGAGATATTTCTGCAGTAAATGCTCCTTGATCTTCCCAATGAATATTTTGACTAGAAATATCTAAATA
Coding sequences within it:
- the folP gene encoding dihydropteroate synthase, with product MQIINKNNPWPKGWGQKTSIMGVINLTPDSFSDGGELNSSKKVLDQVNHFLSNGVDVIDLGAQSTRPGAEEVGFNIEIKRLIPYLKLIKSEFPDVLISIDTFNSEVAYEALLNGANWINDVTGGRRDIKILDVVSKFNCPFVITHSRGNSQNMNELSNYQNVLTDVKCSLDNLIKNALEKKISERNIIVDPGIGFSKDIIHNLEILRNLDVFKKWNLPILIGASRKRFIGEILNEKNPKERDIGTLAISCLCSQFNIDIVRVHNVKLNYQILKVADKIYRK
- the tpiA gene encoding triose-phosphate isomerase, which translates into the protein MRKSVIAGNWKMHMTCAEAKSYLEEFIPLIKNIKDDRKVVIAPPFTAISTFSNHSDFDYLDISSQNIHWEDQGAFTAEISPKMLLEHGVSYAIVGHSEPRKYFSESDEQINKRAVFAQSSGLTPIVCVGETLEQRERGEADRIITRQVEQGLENTDPSNLIVAYEPIWAIGTGKTCEAEDANKICSLIRKLIGFDDVIIQYGGSVKPNNIDEIMSMSDIDGVLVGGASLDPNSFARIANYK